The following are encoded together in the Nocardioides okcheonensis genome:
- a CDS encoding MFS transporter, translating to MPLDDLDPIPADPAAPQLEAHLPPGVTRGPETLRAFRQVLGNTLVANVTSSYLWFALTFWAYLETRSVMATAIIGGGYMLFTAVLGTFFGTLVDHHRKKQVMVTSSTITLVAYAASGGLWLLLGEDRLADWGSAWFWLFTAVILVGGVVESLRNIALSTTVTLLVPEDGRDKANGLVGTVQGIAFMITSVFSGLSVGLLGMGWTVGIAVALTGLSLLHLLPIEIPELPPDPEAGGSRFDVRGAVAAITPVPGLVALIAFSTFNNLVGGVYMALMDPYGLELFSVEAWGLVLGVTGLGFVVGGGLVARFGLGANPVRTLLLVNLGVAVLGMTFTVREWASLYVLGIFVFMAIIPAAESAEQTILQRVVPFRTQGRVFGFAQSVEVAASPFSAFLIGPIAEFALIPYMESEQGRDAWGWLVGDGDARGIALVFMLAGAIMFVTVLLALASAPYRRLSSAYAAAPPQQVEAQPGA from the coding sequence GTGCCCCTCGACGACCTCGACCCCATCCCGGCGGACCCGGCCGCGCCGCAGCTCGAGGCTCACCTGCCGCCGGGCGTGACCCGCGGCCCGGAGACGCTCCGTGCGTTCCGCCAGGTCCTCGGCAACACCCTCGTCGCCAACGTCACCTCGAGCTACCTCTGGTTCGCGCTCACGTTCTGGGCCTACCTCGAGACCCGCTCGGTGATGGCCACCGCGATCATCGGCGGCGGCTACATGCTGTTCACGGCCGTCCTCGGCACCTTCTTCGGCACCCTGGTCGACCACCACCGCAAGAAGCAGGTGATGGTCACCTCCTCGACCATCACCCTCGTCGCCTACGCCGCGTCGGGCGGGCTGTGGCTGCTGCTCGGCGAGGACCGGCTCGCCGACTGGGGCAGCGCCTGGTTCTGGCTGTTCACCGCGGTGATCCTCGTCGGTGGCGTGGTCGAGAGCCTGCGCAACATCGCGCTGTCGACGACCGTGACGCTGCTCGTCCCGGAGGACGGTCGCGACAAGGCCAACGGCCTGGTCGGCACCGTCCAGGGCATCGCCTTCATGATCACCAGCGTCTTCAGCGGCCTCAGCGTGGGGCTGCTCGGGATGGGCTGGACCGTCGGCATCGCGGTCGCGCTCACCGGCCTCTCGCTGCTCCACCTGCTCCCCATCGAGATCCCCGAGCTGCCCCCCGACCCGGAGGCCGGCGGCTCGCGCTTCGACGTGCGCGGCGCGGTCGCGGCGATCACCCCGGTGCCCGGACTGGTCGCGCTGATCGCCTTCTCCACGTTCAACAACCTCGTCGGCGGCGTCTACATGGCGCTCATGGACCCCTACGGCCTCGAGCTGTTCAGCGTCGAGGCGTGGGGCCTGGTGCTCGGCGTCACCGGCCTCGGCTTCGTGGTCGGCGGCGGCCTGGTGGCCCGGTTCGGCCTCGGCGCCAACCCGGTCCGCACGCTGCTCCTGGTCAACCTCGGCGTCGCCGTGCTCGGCATGACGTTCACGGTGCGCGAGTGGGCCTCGCTCTACGTCCTGGGCATCTTCGTCTTCATGGCGATCATCCCGGCCGCCGAGTCCGCGGAGCAGACGATCCTGCAGCGGGTGGTGCCGTTCCGCACCCAGGGCCGGGTCTTCGGCTTCGCGCAGAGCGTCGAGGTGGCCGCCAGCCCGTTCTCGGCCTTCCTCATCGGGCCGATCGCGGAGTTCGCCCTCATCCCCTACATGGAGTCCGAGCAGGGCCGCGACGCCTGGGGGTGGCTGGTCGGCGACGGCGACGCCCGCGGCATCGCCCTGGTGTTCATGCTGGCCGGCGCGATCATGTTCGTGACCGTGCTGCTGGCGCTGGCCTCCGCGCCCTACCGCCGGCTGTCGTCGGCCTACGCGGCCGCGCCCCCGCAGCAGGTGGAGGCGCAGCCCGGCGCCTGA
- a CDS encoding homocysteine S-methyltransferase family protein — protein sequence MTTTWKLPATDRGWVTDGGLETDLLFHHGIDLPDFAAFPLLDDADGRRVLADYYRAYADVAARAGAGLLLETPTWRASTDWGQRLGYDADATARVNRDAVEFLRGLAGDAAGEVAGMLVGGSVGPRGDGYTAGDLDADAYAAYHRHQVGAFAEAGADLATAYTLTTVAEAVGVVRAAQDADLPVAVSFTVETDARLPDGTPLGEAVAALDAATGAGAAHLLVNCAHPDHVAPALDGGAWQDRVAGLRVNSSRLSHAELDEAEELDEGDVPDLTARTRALASALPAVRVVGGCCGTDARHVAAMWDGWSPTGK from the coding sequence ATGACCACGACCTGGAAGCTGCCGGCGACGGACCGGGGCTGGGTGACCGACGGCGGCCTCGAGACCGACCTGCTCTTCCACCACGGGATCGACCTGCCCGACTTCGCGGCGTTCCCCCTCCTCGACGACGCCGACGGTCGCCGGGTCCTCGCCGACTACTACCGGGCCTACGCCGACGTCGCCGCGCGCGCGGGGGCCGGCCTGCTGCTGGAGACCCCTACCTGGCGCGCCAGCACGGACTGGGGGCAGCGGCTGGGCTACGACGCGGACGCGACCGCGCGGGTCAACCGGGACGCCGTCGAGTTCCTGCGCGGCCTGGCCGGCGACGCGGCCGGCGAGGTGGCCGGGATGCTGGTGGGCGGGTCGGTCGGCCCGCGGGGCGACGGCTACACCGCCGGCGACCTCGACGCCGACGCCTACGCCGCCTACCACCGCCACCAGGTCGGCGCGTTCGCGGAGGCGGGCGCGGACCTGGCGACGGCGTACACGCTCACCACGGTCGCGGAGGCCGTCGGCGTGGTGCGCGCGGCGCAGGACGCCGACCTGCCGGTCGCGGTGTCCTTCACCGTCGAGACCGACGCCCGCCTGCCCGACGGGACCCCGCTGGGGGAGGCGGTGGCGGCGCTCGACGCGGCGACCGGCGCGGGCGCCGCCCACCTGCTGGTCAACTGCGCGCACCCCGACCACGTGGCCCCGGCCCTCGACGGCGGGGCGTGGCAGGACCGGGTCGCGGGGCTGCGGGTGAACTCCTCGCGGCTCAGCCACGCCGAGCTCGACGAGGCCGAGGAGCTCGACGAGGGCGACGTGCCCGACCTCACCGCCCGTACCCGCGCCCTCGCCTCGGCGCTCCCGGCGGTCCGGGTGGTCGGCGGCTGCTGCGGCACCGACGCGCGCCACGTCGCGGCGATGTGGGACGGGTGGTCGCCGACCGGAAAGTAG
- a CDS encoding MFS transporter: MKPGLLALAVGGFGIGLTEFVIAGLLPEVAADFAVDEATAGWLISGYALAVAIGAIPLTAGVTRLPRKQVLLGLMGLFVVGNALSALAPTYDAMLVGRVVAALCHGAFFGIGSVVAADMVAPDKKAGAIALMFGGLTLANVLGVPAGTLVGQQWGWRAAFWAITVIGVLALVAIAVLVPAQRGDAGADLRREVRAFAEPQVWVSLLLTVLGYGGMFGAFTYIAFTLTGVSGFAPSAVPWLLVLFGVGLVAGNVLGGRAANRSVRGTLLVALSALVVVMAVFALTASSQVMTVLGLVLMGGFGFATVPALQMRVMTHAGGAPTLASGANIAAFNVGNALGAWLGGVTIAAGLGYVSPIWAGAGLTALALVLLVLADPRGRGADASPEAVPDEGAVRPEVPVP; this comes from the coding sequence ATGAAGCCAGGACTGCTGGCACTCGCCGTCGGGGGATTCGGCATCGGCCTGACCGAGTTCGTCATCGCCGGCCTGCTCCCCGAGGTCGCCGCCGACTTCGCCGTCGACGAGGCGACCGCCGGGTGGCTGATCTCGGGCTACGCGCTCGCCGTCGCCATCGGCGCCATCCCGCTCACCGCCGGCGTCACCCGCCTCCCGCGCAAGCAGGTGCTGCTCGGGCTGATGGGCCTCTTCGTCGTCGGCAACGCGCTGAGCGCGCTCGCCCCGACCTACGACGCCATGCTCGTCGGGCGCGTCGTCGCCGCGCTCTGCCACGGCGCGTTCTTCGGCATCGGCTCGGTCGTCGCGGCCGACATGGTGGCTCCGGACAAGAAGGCCGGCGCCATCGCCCTGATGTTCGGCGGGCTGACCCTCGCCAACGTCCTCGGCGTCCCGGCCGGCACGCTCGTCGGCCAGCAGTGGGGCTGGCGTGCGGCGTTCTGGGCGATCACCGTCATCGGCGTCCTCGCGCTGGTCGCGATCGCGGTGCTCGTCCCTGCGCAGCGCGGCGACGCCGGCGCCGACCTCCGCCGCGAGGTCCGGGCGTTCGCCGAGCCGCAGGTCTGGGTCTCGCTGCTGCTCACCGTCCTCGGCTACGGCGGCATGTTCGGCGCCTTCACCTACATCGCCTTCACCCTGACCGGCGTCAGCGGCTTCGCGCCGTCGGCGGTGCCGTGGCTGCTGGTGCTCTTCGGTGTCGGCCTGGTCGCCGGCAACGTCCTCGGCGGGCGTGCCGCCAACCGCTCCGTGCGCGGCACGCTGCTCGTCGCGCTGTCCGCGCTCGTCGTGGTGATGGCGGTCTTCGCGCTCACCGCCTCGAGCCAGGTGATGACCGTGCTCGGTCTGGTGCTGATGGGTGGCTTCGGCTTCGCGACGGTGCCGGCGCTGCAGATGCGGGTGATGACCCACGCCGGCGGCGCACCCACGCTCGCCAGCGGCGCCAACATCGCCGCCTTCAACGTCGGCAACGCGCTCGGCGCCTGGCTCGGCGGCGTGACCATCGCGGCCGGCCTGGGCTACGTCTCCCCGATCTGGGCCGGCGCCGGGCTGACCGCGCTCGCGCTGGTGCTGCTGGTCCTCGCCGACCCGCGCGGGCGCGGCGCCGACGCCTCGCCGGAGGCCGTGCCGGACGAGGGCGCCGTACGCCCCGAGGTGCCGGTGCCGTGA
- a CDS encoding MarR family winged helix-turn-helix transcriptional regulator, whose translation MGISDDAVEVRARGWRRLAALHQLIEARLERALQAGHELSVVEFTVLDALSRQDGWHLRMAQLARATGLSPSATTRLVNRLEGRGLITRILCEDDRRGIYTEPTDAGRALLRAARPTHDQVLDEALREAGETPELSDLARTVVELV comes from the coding sequence ATGGGCATCAGCGACGACGCCGTCGAGGTGCGCGCCCGCGGCTGGCGGCGGCTGGCCGCGCTGCACCAGCTGATCGAGGCGCGGCTCGAGCGCGCGCTGCAGGCCGGGCACGAGCTGTCGGTGGTCGAGTTCACCGTGCTCGACGCGCTGTCGCGCCAGGACGGCTGGCACCTCCGGATGGCCCAGCTGGCCCGCGCCACCGGCCTCTCGCCGAGCGCCACCACCCGGCTGGTCAACCGGCTCGAGGGCCGAGGCCTGATCACCCGCATCCTGTGCGAGGACGACCGCCGCGGGATCTACACCGAGCCGACCGACGCCGGCCGGGCACTGCTCCGGGCCGCCCGGCCCACCCACGACCAGGTCCTCGACGAGGCGCTGCGCGAGGCGGGCGAGACCCCGGAGCTCAGCGACCTCGCGCGCACCGTCGTCGAGCTCGTCTGA
- a CDS encoding Pr6Pr family membrane protein — translation MTTTPAASETEPTTAARAAYALNAGVAWLGVAATLVVSALDGYDRVPVEAGLYGDTARGAAGTVARVVDTLSYFTIWSNVVVAVSVTLLLARPLRATRVVRVLRLTGLLMITVTAIVYQVLLAPSVDVTGWSLLTDPVLHVVTPALTVLVWVVWGPRGWITLREVPLALVVPLAWIGWMLARGAVVHAYPYGFANVEEFGYASVSVTLLVILLFGLVVAAVFWGVERRLQRRAARPTLD, via the coding sequence GTGACCACCACGCCTGCCGCGAGCGAGACCGAGCCGACCACCGCCGCCCGCGCGGCGTACGCCCTCAACGCCGGGGTCGCCTGGCTCGGGGTGGCGGCGACGCTGGTGGTGTCGGCGCTCGACGGCTACGACCGGGTGCCGGTGGAGGCCGGGCTCTACGGCGACACCGCGCGGGGTGCGGCCGGCACCGTCGCGCGGGTGGTCGACACGCTGAGCTACTTCACGATCTGGTCCAACGTCGTGGTCGCGGTGTCGGTGACGCTGCTGCTCGCCCGGCCGCTGCGCGCGACCCGCGTGGTCCGGGTGCTGCGCCTGACCGGCCTGCTGATGATCACGGTGACCGCGATCGTCTACCAGGTGCTGCTGGCGCCGTCGGTCGACGTGACCGGCTGGTCGCTGCTGACCGACCCGGTCCTGCACGTCGTCACGCCGGCCCTCACCGTGCTGGTGTGGGTGGTGTGGGGCCCGCGCGGGTGGATCACGCTGCGGGAGGTGCCCCTGGCGCTGGTGGTCCCGCTGGCGTGGATCGGGTGGATGCTGGCGCGCGGCGCGGTCGTGCACGCCTACCCCTACGGCTTCGCCAACGTCGAGGAGTTCGGCTACGCCTCGGTGTCGGTGACGCTGCTGGTCATCCTGCTCTTCGGCCTCGTCGTCGCGGCCGTGTTCTGGGGCGTCGAGCGTCGCCTGCAGCGCCGGGCTGCGCGACCGACCCTGGACTGA
- a CDS encoding MOSC domain-containing protein codes for MSPHVHALHVAPGRRLPTKSVDSVDAEAGAGLVGDRYHGSRHRHVTVQALDDLETAAEVLGRPIDPGLTRRNVTVDRGPLPTRPGERMTIGDVELEVVRIAAPCRLLDDWLGEGAMAALRSPRGGTVFRLLTSGTIRVGDPATWQ; via the coding sequence GTGAGCCCGCACGTCCACGCCCTCCACGTCGCCCCCGGCCGCCGGCTGCCGACGAAGTCGGTCGACTCGGTGGACGCCGAGGCGGGCGCCGGCCTGGTCGGCGACCGCTACCACGGCAGCCGTCACCGGCACGTCACCGTGCAGGCGCTCGACGACCTCGAGACCGCCGCCGAGGTCCTCGGCCGCCCGATCGACCCCGGCCTGACCCGGCGCAACGTCACCGTCGACCGCGGACCGCTGCCGACGCGTCCCGGCGAGCGGATGACGATCGGCGACGTCGAGCTGGAGGTGGTCCGGATCGCCGCCCCCTGCCGGCTGCTCGACGACTGGCTCGGCGAGGGCGCGATGGCCGCGCTCAGGTCGCCCCGCGGCGGCACCGTCTTCCGGCTGCTGACGTCCGGCACGATCCGCGTCGGCGACCCCGCCACCTGGCAGTAG
- a CDS encoding bleomycin resistance protein, which yields MADHATPNLPSRDLDASAAFYAALGFVVTYRDPGWMILERGGLALELFPDPSVDPATTAAGCCLRVDDLDGLYAACVRAGLPERRTGWPRLHAPTVEASGMRIGYLVDPDGTLLRLVQNP from the coding sequence ATGGCCGACCACGCGACGCCCAACCTCCCGTCCCGCGACCTCGACGCGAGCGCCGCGTTCTATGCCGCGCTCGGGTTCGTCGTGACCTACCGCGACCCGGGCTGGATGATCCTCGAGCGCGGCGGCCTGGCCCTCGAGCTGTTCCCCGACCCCTCGGTCGACCCGGCCACGACCGCGGCGGGCTGCTGCCTGCGTGTCGACGACCTCGACGGGTTGTACGCCGCGTGCGTGCGCGCCGGCCTGCCCGAGCGGCGTACCGGCTGGCCGCGGCTGCACGCCCCGACGGTCGAGGCCTCCGGGATGCGGATCGGCTACCTCGTCGACCCCGACGGCACCCTGCTGCGGCTGGTGCAGAACCCCTGA
- a CDS encoding phosphotransferase, translating into MEEVEVVVAHRERATLRVGDVFVKVDADPDRSAREVEAMRLAPVPTAPVLWHTPPVLALGRLPADLVERNLEVARPALRPHDPVFAHGDLQTMHVFVDGDTVTGVLDWSEAGPGDGAYDLAVLTLGHEDRLADVVSGYGGGVDVDVVTGWWSARSLLAARWLLEHGFDPDSPGCEFDVLRARM; encoded by the coding sequence GTGGAGGAGGTCGAGGTCGTCGTCGCGCACCGGGAGCGGGCCACGCTCCGCGTCGGCGACGTGTTCGTGAAGGTCGACGCCGACCCGGACCGGTCCGCGCGCGAGGTCGAGGCGATGCGGCTGGCGCCGGTGCCGACGGCGCCGGTGCTGTGGCACACCCCGCCGGTGCTCGCGCTCGGCCGGCTGCCCGCCGACCTGGTCGAGCGCAACCTCGAGGTGGCCCGACCGGCGCTGCGACCCCACGACCCGGTGTTCGCCCACGGAGACCTGCAGACGATGCACGTCTTCGTCGACGGCGACACCGTCACCGGGGTGCTGGACTGGTCGGAGGCCGGCCCGGGCGACGGGGCGTACGACCTCGCCGTGCTGACCCTGGGCCACGAGGACCGGCTCGCCGACGTCGTGTCGGGCTACGGCGGCGGGGTCGACGTCGACGTCGTCACCGGCTGGTGGTCGGCCCGGAGCCTGCTCGCGGCCCGCTGGCTGCTCGAGCACGGCTTCGACCCGGACTCGCCCGGGTGCGAGTTCGACGTGCTGCGCGCACGGATGTGA
- the katG gene encoding catalase/peroxidase HPI, whose product MSDDLPNDSSRSTDTSASNEANAEVGEMNEQGGATSCPVLHSGNVHPTQGDANSEWWPERLNLKILAKNQPAINPLGADFDYAEAFSALDLPALKADIAAVLTDSQDFWPADFGHYGPLMIRMAWHSAGTYRVQDGRGGAGTGQQRFAPLNSWPDNGNLDKARRLLWPVKKKYGNAISWADLMVLTGNVALESMGFETFGFAGGRVDAWEPDADVYWGPETEWLGGDQGGAQRYKGDRELDNPLAAVQMGLIYVNPEGPEGNPDPVLAAHDIRDTFARMAMNDEETVALIAGGHTFGKTHGAADPEEHVGPEPEGAPIETGGMGWLSTYGTGVGKDAITSGLEVTWTDVPTQWSNRFFEILFQYEWELTKSPAGAAQWVAKDAEAIIPAPDEGGAKRLPTMLTTDLALRMDPAYEAISRRFLENPDEFADAFARAWFKLTHRDMGPVARYLGPEVPSEELLWQDPIPAPAHVATEETVAAVKQAIADAGLTVSQLVSTAWAAASSYRHSDKRGGANGGRIRLEPQRSWEANDPRQLAGVVTVLEGIADAHDITFADTVVLAGNVGVEQAAAAAGVSVEVPFTPGRGDATQEQTDVESFAWLEPQADGFRNFKRSDAKLPAEYLLVDKANLLNLTAPEMTVLVGGLRVLGANTAASTDGVLTERPGQLTNDFFVNLLDLGTVWSPAGSNDRFEASVGGNAWTGTRADLVFASSSELRAVAEVYAQDGSHERFVRDFVAAWAKVMDNDRYDVTA is encoded by the coding sequence ATGTCCGACGACCTGCCCAACGACTCCTCCCGCTCGACCGACACCTCGGCGAGCAACGAGGCCAACGCCGAGGTCGGCGAGATGAACGAGCAGGGCGGCGCCACGTCCTGCCCCGTCCTGCACAGCGGCAACGTCCACCCCACCCAGGGCGACGCCAACAGCGAGTGGTGGCCCGAGCGGCTCAACCTCAAGATCCTCGCGAAGAACCAGCCGGCCATCAACCCGCTCGGCGCCGACTTCGACTACGCCGAGGCGTTCTCCGCCCTCGACCTGCCGGCCCTCAAGGCCGACATCGCCGCGGTCCTCACCGACAGCCAGGACTTCTGGCCGGCCGACTTCGGCCACTACGGCCCGCTGATGATCCGCATGGCGTGGCACAGCGCCGGGACGTACCGCGTCCAGGACGGCCGCGGCGGCGCCGGCACGGGGCAGCAGCGCTTCGCCCCGCTCAACTCCTGGCCCGACAACGGCAACCTCGACAAGGCGCGCCGCCTGCTGTGGCCGGTGAAGAAGAAGTACGGCAACGCGATCTCGTGGGCCGACCTGATGGTGCTGACCGGCAACGTCGCGCTCGAGTCGATGGGCTTCGAGACCTTCGGCTTCGCCGGCGGTCGCGTCGACGCCTGGGAGCCGGACGCCGACGTCTACTGGGGTCCGGAGACCGAGTGGCTCGGTGGCGACCAGGGCGGCGCGCAGCGCTACAAGGGCGACCGCGAGCTCGACAACCCGCTGGCCGCGGTCCAGATGGGCCTGATCTACGTCAACCCCGAGGGCCCGGAGGGCAACCCCGACCCGGTCCTCGCCGCCCACGACATCCGCGACACCTTCGCCCGGATGGCGATGAACGACGAGGAGACCGTCGCGCTGATCGCCGGCGGCCACACCTTCGGCAAGACCCACGGCGCGGCCGACCCGGAGGAGCACGTCGGCCCCGAGCCCGAGGGCGCGCCGATCGAGACCGGCGGCATGGGCTGGCTGTCGACCTACGGCACCGGCGTCGGCAAGGACGCGATCACCTCGGGCCTCGAGGTCACCTGGACCGACGTCCCGACGCAGTGGAGCAACCGCTTCTTCGAGATCCTCTTCCAGTACGAGTGGGAGCTCACGAAGTCGCCGGCCGGCGCCGCGCAGTGGGTGGCCAAGGACGCCGAGGCGATCATCCCGGCGCCCGACGAGGGCGGCGCGAAGCGTCTCCCGACGATGCTCACCACCGACCTCGCGCTGCGGATGGACCCGGCGTACGAGGCCATCTCGCGCCGCTTCCTGGAGAACCCCGACGAGTTCGCCGACGCCTTCGCCCGCGCGTGGTTCAAGCTGACCCACCGCGACATGGGCCCGGTCGCGCGCTACCTCGGCCCCGAGGTCCCGAGCGAGGAGCTGCTCTGGCAGGACCCGATCCCGGCGCCGGCCCACGTGGCCACCGAGGAGACGGTCGCCGCGGTCAAGCAGGCGATCGCCGACGCCGGCCTGACCGTCAGCCAGCTGGTCTCGACCGCCTGGGCCGCCGCGTCGTCGTACCGCCACTCCGACAAGCGTGGCGGCGCCAACGGCGGTCGCATCCGCCTCGAGCCGCAGCGCAGCTGGGAGGCCAACGACCCGCGCCAGCTGGCCGGCGTCGTCACCGTCCTCGAGGGCATCGCCGACGCCCACGACATCACCTTCGCCGACACGGTCGTCCTGGCCGGCAACGTCGGCGTGGAGCAGGCTGCTGCGGCCGCCGGCGTGAGCGTCGAGGTGCCGTTCACCCCGGGTCGCGGCGACGCCACCCAGGAGCAGACCGACGTCGAGTCGTTCGCCTGGCTCGAGCCGCAGGCCGACGGGTTCCGCAACTTCAAGCGGTCCGACGCCAAGCTGCCGGCGGAGTACCTGCTGGTCGACAAGGCCAACCTGCTCAACCTCACGGCGCCGGAGATGACCGTGCTGGTCGGCGGCCTGCGGGTGCTCGGCGCCAACACCGCCGCGTCCACCGACGGGGTCCTCACCGAGCGTCCGGGCCAGCTGACGAACGACTTCTTCGTCAACCTCCTCGACCTCGGCACGGTCTGGAGCCCGGCCGGCTCCAACGACCGCTTCGAGGCGAGCGTCGGCGGCAACGCCTGGACCGGGACGCGCGCGGACCTCGTCTTCGCGTCGAGCTCCGAGCTGCGCGCGGTCGCCGAGGTCTACGCCCAGGACGGCTCCCACGAGCGGTTCGTCCGCGACTTCGTGGCCGCGTGGGCCAAGGTCATGGACAACGACCGCTACGACGTCACGGCCTGA
- a CDS encoding Fur family transcriptional regulator, with product MDDHTTEPGFDDLLRGADLRVTRPRLAVLRAVRRHPHADTGTVLAAVRTEEATVSHQAVYDVLGALTDAGLVRRIQPAGSVARYELRVGDNHHHVVCRSCGTVADVDCAVGHRPCLDASDDHGFVIDEAEVTYWGLCPACASTPSTSPTTANPT from the coding sequence ATGGACGACCACACGACCGAGCCGGGTTTCGACGACCTGCTCCGCGGCGCCGACCTGCGGGTCACCCGCCCGCGCCTGGCCGTCCTGCGTGCCGTCCGCCGCCACCCCCACGCCGACACCGGCACGGTGCTGGCGGCCGTCCGCACCGAGGAGGCGACCGTCTCCCACCAGGCGGTCTACGACGTCCTCGGCGCCCTCACCGACGCGGGCCTCGTCCGCCGGATCCAGCCCGCCGGCTCGGTCGCCCGCTACGAGCTGCGCGTCGGCGACAACCACCACCACGTGGTCTGCCGCTCGTGCGGCACGGTCGCCGACGTCGACTGCGCCGTCGGCCACCGGCCGTGCCTCGACGCGTCCGACGACCACGGCTTCGTCATCGACGAGGCCGAGGTCACCTACTGGGGCCTGTGCCCCGCCTGCGCCAGCACCCCGTCCACCTCCCCCACCACCGCCAACCCCACCTGA
- a CDS encoding GNAT family N-acetyltransferase: MLSLPIDDDVHLADLEPWHAEQLAGLFRAHGPDFYDWLPWQGFEEVDGARGFVDGFVRGRADGARRLYGVWVGGELMGGTLFPSINARSGIAEAGAFLASPARGRGIVTRAVAAMLDWAFDERGLHRVEWRCAPGNLASRRVAERLGLTHEGTLREVFRVGEERQDLEVWAVLAGDWHGLPARP, from the coding sequence GTGCTGAGCCTGCCGATCGACGACGACGTCCACCTCGCCGACCTCGAGCCGTGGCACGCCGAGCAGCTCGCCGGGCTCTTCCGGGCGCACGGCCCGGACTTCTACGACTGGCTGCCGTGGCAGGGCTTCGAGGAGGTCGACGGCGCCCGCGGCTTCGTCGACGGCTTCGTCCGCGGCCGTGCGGACGGCGCGCGGCGGCTGTACGGCGTGTGGGTCGGCGGCGAGCTGATGGGCGGGACCCTCTTCCCGAGCATCAACGCCCGCTCCGGCATCGCCGAGGCCGGCGCCTTCCTCGCCTCGCCGGCGCGCGGTCGCGGGATCGTGACCCGCGCGGTCGCCGCGATGCTCGACTGGGCCTTCGACGAGCGCGGCCTGCACCGCGTCGAGTGGCGCTGCGCGCCGGGCAACCTCGCCAGCCGGCGCGTCGCCGAGCGCCTCGGGCTCACCCACGAGGGCACCCTCCGCGAGGTCTTCCGGGTGGGCGAGGAGCGCCAGGACCTCGAGGTCTGGGCCGTGCTCGCGGGCGACTGGCACGGGCTGCCCGCGCGCCCCTGA
- a CDS encoding SDR family NAD(P)-dependent oxidoreductase: protein MAVAPPAGRPLLSRAVDSVLDRSLVLGYTTIGLAVRKKLPGWPADPAPGVLAGRDVLVTGASSGLGIATAAGLADLGATVHLLVRDETKGERAADRIRTEQPAAQLRLWRCDVGDLDDVRRFADAFAAEVPELHAIVHNAGVMPPERTESAQGHELSMAVHVLGPVVMTEALRGPLAGGRVVLVSSGGMYAQSLRADDPGYLTGDYSPTTAYARSKRMQVELAPLLGERWAGDGITVAVMHPGWADTPGVQESLPTFQKITRRVLRDDAQGADTSVWLAAVEPAPPTGRFWHDRVPRPTSLLPTTRPSADALARAWAWLEDAAGLP, encoded by the coding sequence ATGGCCGTGGCGCCTCCGGCGGGCCGTCCGCTGCTCTCGCGCGCCGTCGACTCGGTCCTCGACCGGTCGCTGGTGCTCGGCTACACCACCATCGGCCTCGCCGTGCGCAAGAAGCTGCCCGGCTGGCCGGCCGACCCCGCACCCGGCGTCCTCGCCGGGCGGGACGTGCTGGTCACCGGCGCGAGCTCGGGCCTCGGCATCGCCACCGCGGCCGGGCTGGCCGACCTCGGCGCGACGGTCCACCTGCTGGTGCGCGACGAGACGAAGGGCGAGCGGGCGGCCGACCGGATCCGGACGGAGCAGCCGGCTGCGCAGCTGCGGCTGTGGCGCTGCGACGTCGGCGACCTCGACGACGTGCGCCGCTTCGCCGACGCCTTCGCCGCCGAGGTGCCCGAGCTGCACGCGATCGTCCACAACGCCGGCGTGATGCCGCCCGAGCGCACCGAGTCCGCCCAGGGCCACGAGCTCAGCATGGCCGTGCACGTCCTCGGTCCGGTCGTCATGACCGAGGCGCTGCGCGGCCCGCTCGCCGGCGGACGGGTCGTGCTGGTCAGCAGCGGCGGGATGTACGCCCAGTCGCTGCGGGCCGACGACCCCGGCTACCTCACCGGCGACTACTCGCCCACCACCGCCTACGCCCGTTCCAAGCGAATGCAGGTCGAGCTGGCGCCGCTGCTCGGCGAGCGCTGGGCGGGCGACGGCATCACCGTCGCGGTGATGCACCCCGGCTGGGCCGACACCCCCGGCGTGCAGGAGTCCCTGCCGACGTTCCAGAAGATCACCCGGCGGGTGCTGCGCGACGACGCCCAAGGCGCCGACACCAGCGTCTGGCTCGCCGCCGTCGAGCCCGCGCCGCCCACCGGTCGGTTCTGGCACGACCGGGTCCCGCGCCCGACCAGCCTGCTGCCCACCACCCGCCCCTCGGCCGACGCCCTCGCACGGGCCTGGGCCTGGCTGGAGGACGCCGCCGGGCTGCCGTGA